A portion of the Halococcus agarilyticus genome contains these proteins:
- the solA gene encoding N-methyl-L-tryptophan oxidase: protein MSLSTVGVGYERLPRAVRCNRHRCRRDGQRCCLSTPERGLDVLAIERFDIPHARGSSHGSTRIVRLTQPENPSYVPLARATFDNWRELEAATGRDLLTTTGLIHASPADADLFADARHSVETHDVDHEVLTGMEVNERFPGYDLPSDHRAIYQPDGGFVDCEQAVIAHVEAAHAEGATIRARERVLDWHETGDGVRVKTDKNRYEADNLVVTAGAWAGDFFPGLASELTPCRRIMAWLQPAEPEQFQPETFPVFSLAGEHGDGYGFPIHDVSGFKFGREPSLPNAADPDEMPREPTTIEEERHREFAEAYFPDGAGPTMQLRTCVITESSDGHFVLGSHPHYDSVHVAAGFTGHGFKFTAVVGEILADFIVDGDTDHAVNLHRIDRLFDM, encoded by the coding sequence ATTTCTCTTTCCACCGTTGGCGTTGGGTATGAACGTCTCCCACGAGCAGTACGATGTAATCGTCATCGGTGTCGGCGGGATGGGCAGCGCTGCTGTCTATCGACTCCCGAGCGCGGTCTCGACGTTCTCGCCATCGAACGCTTTGACATTCCGCATGCACGCGGATCGAGCCACGGGAGTACCCGCATCGTCCGGCTCACACAGCCCGAAAACCCCTCCTACGTCCCGCTCGCACGAGCCACCTTCGACAACTGGCGCGAACTCGAAGCGGCGACCGGCCGCGACCTCCTCACCACCACCGGCTTGATTCACGCCAGTCCCGCCGACGCTGACCTGTTCGCCGACGCCCGCCACTCGGTCGAGACCCACGACGTCGACCACGAGGTGCTCACCGGGATGGAGGTGAACGAGCGCTTTCCGGGGTACGACCTACCATCGGACCACCGGGCGATTTATCAGCCCGACGGCGGCTTCGTCGACTGCGAACAAGCCGTGATCGCCCACGTCGAAGCTGCCCATGCGGAGGGAGCTACCATCAGAGCCCGCGAGCGCGTCCTCGACTGGCACGAGACCGGCGACGGCGTCCGAGTGAAAACCGACAAGAATCGCTACGAGGCTGACAACCTAGTGGTGACGGCGGGCGCATGGGCTGGCGATTTCTTTCCCGGTCTCGCGTCGGAACTCACCCCTTGTCGCCGGATCATGGCGTGGCTCCAGCCCGCCGAGCCTGAACAGTTCCAGCCGGAGACGTTCCCCGTGTTCAGCCTCGCCGGCGAACACGGCGACGGATACGGCTTCCCGATTCACGACGTGTCGGGGTTCAAGTTCGGCCGCGAGCCGTCGCTGCCGAACGCCGCCGATCCCGACGAAATGCCCCGAGAGCCAACTACCATCGAGGAGGAACGCCACCGCGAGTTCGCTGAAGCGTACTTTCCGGATGGAGCCGGACCGACGATGCAGCTCCGGACCTGCGTGATCACCGAATCATCCGACGGCCACTTCGTGCTCGGCAGCCATCCCCACTACGACAGTGTCCACGTCGCTGCTGGGTTCACCGGTCACGGGTTCAAGTTCACCGCTGTCGTCGGCGAGATTCTCGCTGATTTCATCGTTGATGGTGATACCGACCACGCCGTCAATCTCCATCGGATCGACCGATTGTTCGACATGTAG
- a CDS encoding DUF7563 family protein: protein MPECENCGDFVTEQYVRVFAPPEMATVRVCPNCPDMIRENGGVREAQSPRK from the coding sequence ATGCCGGAGTGCGAGAACTGTGGTGACTTCGTGACTGAACAGTACGTGCGAGTGTTTGCCCCGCCCGAGATGGCTACCGTGCGGGTGTGCCCGAACTGTCCGGATATGATCCGTGAGAACGGTGGTGTTCGAGAGGCCCAATCTCCCCGAAAATAG